AGCTCTTCCATGTTTGAATCTATCTCTCTCAAATAGGATTCTACGCTTCCTGGCATTTCTCTTGGGATTAGCCACTTGCCCTGTTTGTCGTTTAGGGTCTGGATGAATTCGTTGTCTACTTTTAAAGCCTTTTTACTTGAATTAGCGATAGTCGAAACTTTTGACCAAAGCATCATTCCCATTAATAGAAAAATTATATATCTCTTTCGCATTTTTGTCCCTCGTTTAAGGTTAATTTTCGCTCTTTTTTAATCTTACCTATACGGTAATTTAAATCCACCTCTCTCGTCAAGGCTTTTGCGCCCTCCAAAACCGAGGTATGAGACATAGGAGTCTCCGTGCCTCTCTGGCAATCTTAAACCCTCGGTTTAATCCGAGTAATTAAACCAATGACAATCAGAATGAGAAATGCCGAGACGGCGAAGGTGGTGAAGGCACCGAAGGAAAAATAGAGAAGAGCAAAAGAGATAGGCGAGACGCCGCGGGCTAAGGCACCGAAGCCGCGCATGATTCCCAGGTTTTTGCCCTGATCTTGGGCGGAGGAGAAGAGAGAGGCTAGAGAAGAAAGCCCCGGATTTAAAAAAGCGCTTCCGAGGGAAATAAAGCCCAGAGAAAGAATGGTAAGACCAATGGTTCTAGAAAAGCTCAAAGCACATAGACCTACGAAAAGAGACAGAGCACCGATAAATGCAATTTTCTTTTCTGCCACTTTGCCCGATATGCGGCGAATGATACCGCCCTGGACAAGGATGATGATAGAGCCCAAATACACAAAGGTATAACCGATTTCTCTTGGATTGAAGTTTAATACATCAAACAAGAAGAAATTGATACAAAACTCAAAGCCGGAGAAAGATAGCGAGAAGATGAGGTAGATTAGACATAGAAGCGGAAGCTCGGTTACGGTGGTCTTTCTAAGTCCTAGGATTGGATGCAGTTCCTTTCTGACTTCTGAGGTCTGCGGATTAAATGTCTCTCTAAATACAAATATTACTAGAATTAAATTTACAAGTGCAATCAACACCGAAAGCAAAGCAGACGAAGAAAAAACAGTCACCCCGTAGGCGGTCAAAGCGGGAAAGCTTGCTGTAATATCGTAGGAAGATAGGATTCCTCCGAGGGGAGGTCCGAACATAAATCCAAGACCAATCCCCGCCCCTATCATTCCCATTCCTTTGGCGCGGTCTTTTTCGGCGGTCACATCTGCCATCGCCGCGGAGGCTACGGAAATATTTCCCCCCATGCAACCTGTGATGAGTCTAGAAATTACGAAAAGAGTAAAGCTACCGGAAAAAAACCATACTAAGTAACCGAGGAAATTTCCCGTCGAGGTTAAGATTAGCGCGGGTTTACGACCAACGCGGTCTGACATTCTGCCCCAAATCGGAGCAAAGAAGAATTGTAAGATAGAATAAATGCTCCCTACTACTCCACCAAATAGAACGATGAAGAGTTTGTTCTCGTTACTAGACTCGAATAAATGAATTAGACTGAGAAAGAATTGTAGAACGGGGTCTGTTTCTCTTGCTAAAAAGAAGCGGAGAGTTTCAGGGAAGATGGGGAAAATAACAGAAAAACCCATCATGTCAATGAAAACGGTCAGGAATAATACAAGTTTTTCCCTTTTATGACTCATTTTGATTGTGGGTTATTTAAAAAAAGAAAATGCCGGAGAAAACTTACCGGCATTGAAATCAAATTTACGAACCGATTATTTTGCAGCAGGTTTGTATTTTTCGATTACAGCTTTTAACTCGTCAAGAGCAGCTTTAGCTTGTGTCTTAACTTGTTCTGGTAGTGCAGAATCAACTTGGTTGTAGATACCTTCAAAGTTTGCTTGTGCTTTAGAAACGATGTCTTGGTAACTAGCGTTAGCATTGTCTAGAACATCTTTTGTGTCTTTGATGGTTTTGTTAAGTAGGTCTCTTACTTGAACAGATTGCTCGGATTGATCAAGCTCTCCTTTTTGTTTGATTTCATTGAATTTAGATTCGAAATCTACTAGAGAGTTTTTAAGAACTTCTTCTCCTGTTTTAAATAAAGCGATACCTGCATTTACTACGTCTGTTAGAACTTTTTCCATTTTTATTTTCTCCAAATTTATAGTTCAAGAGCCACTTTAAATAATCAAGCTACCTTGCATAGCACAAAACAATTGCAAGCTGCAAGTATAAACCGTTTAATTTCTTAATTTAGTCCCAGTCTCAGAACTAAGGAGACGTTGCCGCTGCGGTGCTTACAGTAGTTCCGCCTGAAACTGCCACAAAAATGCCATTCGCGTAGGTGACTGAAACCCAAGGTGAAGTGCTCGGCAGGGTTCGCGCAGTCCATGTGATTCCGTCAGGTGAGGTGGCGGCTACATCGCTTGAAACAGTTGCACCTGATACTGCCACAAAAATTCCATTCCCATATTTGAGCGAAACCCAAGGAGAAGAACTCGGCAGGGTTCGCGCTGTCCATGTGATCCCATCTGGAGATGTGGCGGCTATGTTGGTGTTTTTAGCTACTATCACAAAAATTCCATTCCCATAGGTGACTGGAGTCCAAGTTGTAGAAACCGGCAAAGTTCGAGCTGTCCATGTGATCCCGTCAGGCGAGGTGGCGGCTATTGTGCTAACAGCATTTCCACCGGACACTGCCACAAAACCTCCATTCCCGAAGCTCACTGAAAACCAAGTAGTCGAACTTGGTAAGACTCGGGCAGTCCATGTAATTCCGTCAGGCGAGGTGGCGGCAACAGAGTTGAGAGTAGCCACTGCTACAAAAACTCCATTCCCAAATGTAACCGAGTTCCAATAGAGCGAATTCGGCAAAGTTCGGGATGTCCATGTGATCCCGTCCGGGGAAGTAGCTGCAGCAGTGCTTAAAGAAGTTCCACCTGCTACTGCCACAAAAACGCCATTTCCATAGGTGACTGACCACCAAAGAGCAGAACTTGGCATTGTTCGATCTGTCCAAGTAATCCCGTCTGGTGAAGTTGCTACTGCTGTGCCATTGCCCACAGCAACAAAAACTCCGTTTGCATAGGTGACTGACCTCCATACCTGAGAACTCGGTAGAGTTCGGGCTGTCCAAGTAGACCCCAGGGACGGCTGGAGTGGTAGTAGTCGTTGTTGTGGTTGGCGTATCTACTATAATAGCAGTATTATCCAAAAACTGCATCTGGCTTGTGACCTGAGCAGTGGTGATGGTTGCGGGTGAGGTTCCTAGAATACCTGCGCTAAGACTTCCCCCTTCTTGGATATAGCTTGTGATAGCAGGAAGAAGAGTTGTAGTCAAAGGTGTGCTTGAGAAGATGATTTGGCTTGCTCCAGTTCCTATTTTTATTGCATTTCCATCACTTCCTTTTCCATCAAATATTCCATCTTCGAAATCGGTAGCAAAGGCATTGATAACAGAATTGATGTCCTCGGGAGTGGTCTTTGTTCCAGCTTTTGTCTTATTGGCTAGGTAAGAAATCCCTGCCATCACAGATAAATTTTTGGCTGTTAAAAGATCGCTTGGATTTTTCAAGTCTAGTGCAAGATCGTCTAGCTCTGGGTAATCTTTGTCATTCAAGGAAGTCGTAGTAGCTCTCGCGGAAGCAGAAGAAAGTCCAGAGCTAAGTCCAAATCGTATGACTACTTCCTTGCTCGCCTTCTTGTTCAGAGCTGCCATATCTGTCGAGCCGGATTGTTTCATAAGCGCTTGCAATCTTCTTGAATGCATTGTAGAAAACGGAGAGGCTATTATCTTTTGGTTGTTATTTGTAATCTTACTTTCGTCGATTATCTTCACTAGTTTAAAACTAGAACTCGATGCCAGCGCAATATCTGCATTTTCCTTCTCATCGAACATCTTTGTATTTCCGCTTGGATCGCCAAGGATTGTTAGACAGGCAAAAGAGCCTGTTTTGAAATAGGTCAGAGAATA
The Leptospiraceae bacterium genome window above contains:
- a CDS encoding MFS transporter, with the translated sequence MSHKREKLVLFLTVFIDMMGFSVIFPIFPETLRFFLARETDPVLQFFLSLIHLFESSNENKLFIVLFGGVVGSIYSILQFFFAPIWGRMSDRVGRKPALILTSTGNFLGYLVWFFSGSFTLFVISRLITGCMGGNISVASAAMADVTAEKDRAKGMGMIGAGIGLGFMFGPPLGGILSSYDITASFPALTAYGVTVFSSSALLSVLIALVNLILVIFVFRETFNPQTSEVRKELHPILGLRKTTVTELPLLCLIYLIFSLSFSGFEFCINFFLFDVLNFNPREIGYTFVYLGSIIILVQGGIIRRISGKVAEKKIAFIGALSLFVGLCALSFSRTIGLTILSLGFISLGSAFLNPGLSSLASLFSSAQDQGKNLGIMRGFGALARGVSPISFALLYFSFGAFTTFAVSAFLILIVIGLITRIKPRV